Proteins from a genomic interval of Rattus norvegicus strain BN/NHsdMcwi chromosome 2, GRCr8, whole genome shotgun sequence:
- the LOC103695131 gene encoding late cornified envelope protein 1C-like, with amino-acid sequence MSCQQNQQQCQPPPKCTPKCPPKCQTPKCPPKCPPKCPPKCPPVSSCCSLGSGGCCGSSSGGCCGSSSGGCCSSGGGGCCLSHHRPRRSFHRHRHSSGCCSSGGSSGCCGSSGGCCGSSGGCCGSSCGGSQQSGDCC; translated from the coding sequence ATGTCCTGCCAGCAGAACCAGCAGCAGTGCCAGCCCCCTCCCAAGTGCACCCCCAAGTGCCCTCCCAAGTGCCAGACACCAAAGTGCCCTCCAAAATGCCCCCCTAAATGTCCTCCCAAGTGCCCCCCTGTGTCTTCCTGCTGTAGCCTGGGTTCTGGGGGCTGCTGTGGCTCCAGCTCTGGGGGCTGCTGTGGCTCCAGCTCTGGTGGCTGCTGCAGCTCTGGGGGTGGAGGCTGCTGCCTGAGCCACCACAGACCCCGCAGATCTTTCCATCGCCATCGCCACAGCTCTGGATGCTGTagcagtggtggcagcagtggcTGCTGTGGCAGCAGTGGAGGCTGCTGTGGCAGCAGTGGTGGTTGCTGTGGCAGCAGCTGTGGTGGTAGCCAGCAGTCTGGGGACTGCTGCTGA